Proteins from one Streptomyces sp. NBC_00289 genomic window:
- the argB gene encoding acetylglutamate kinase encodes MSNVTRKHTALPKAQILIEALPWLVRHNGKTVVIKFGGNAMIDEDLKAAFAQDVVFLHHAGLKPVVVHGGGPQISAALDKHGIVSEFKAGLRVTTEDAMDVVRMVLAGQVQRELVGLLNQHGPLAVGLTGEDAHTITATKHQPEIDGELVDIGRVGEITAIDTGAIEALLADGRIPVISSIARSQDDGHVYNVNADTAAAALAAALGAETLMVLTDVEGLYEDWPHSDEVISRLTASQLEKLLPDLSAGMVPKMEGCLHAVRGGVNTARVIDGRVQHSILLEIFTDEGIGTMVVPDEQEGDAG; translated from the coding sequence ATGAGCAATGTGACCAGGAAACACACCGCCCTGCCCAAGGCCCAGATCCTCATCGAGGCGCTGCCCTGGCTGGTCCGGCACAACGGCAAGACCGTCGTCATCAAGTTCGGCGGCAACGCGATGATCGACGAGGACCTGAAGGCCGCGTTCGCGCAGGACGTCGTGTTCCTGCACCACGCCGGCCTCAAGCCGGTCGTGGTGCACGGCGGCGGCCCGCAGATCAGCGCCGCCCTCGACAAGCACGGCATCGTCAGCGAGTTCAAGGCCGGACTGCGGGTCACCACCGAGGACGCCATGGACGTCGTACGGATGGTGCTGGCCGGGCAGGTCCAGCGCGAGCTGGTGGGACTGCTGAACCAGCACGGCCCGCTCGCCGTCGGTCTCACCGGCGAGGACGCGCACACCATCACCGCCACCAAGCACCAGCCCGAGATCGACGGCGAGTTGGTCGACATCGGGCGGGTGGGCGAGATCACCGCGATCGACACGGGCGCGATCGAGGCACTGCTCGCCGACGGCCGTATCCCGGTCATCTCCTCGATCGCCCGGAGCCAGGACGACGGACATGTCTACAACGTCAATGCTGATACGGCTGCTGCGGCACTCGCTGCGGCGCTGGGCGCCGAAACCCTCATGGTCCTCACGGACGTCGAGGGTCTCTACGAGGACTGGCCGCACAGCGACGAGGTGATCAGCCGCCTCACCGCTTCCCAGCTGGAGAAGCTGCTGCCGGACCTGTCGGCCGGCATGGTGCCGAAGATGGAGGGCTGTCTGCACGCCGTACGCGGCGGAGTGAACACCGCCCGTGTCATCGACGGCCGGGTCCAGCACTCGATCCTGCTGGAGATCTTCACCGACGAGGGCATCGGCACGATGGTCGTGCCCGACGAGCAAGAGGGGGATGCCGGATGA